From the genome of Nicotiana tabacum cultivar K326 chromosome 17, ASM71507v2, whole genome shotgun sequence:
TTGTGGGGTTTTATATATGGACCTAAATGTAATTGTGTCTACTTGTATAAATTGAAGAGTGCTGCTTGTATTTTGTTAAAAGCTCTAGTGAATTGGATTTatagtttattattattatataaaatagcaTGAAATCCCATAATTACACGAACTAATAGAATGTGCCTCAAGGGTGTGTTAGGTAGGAAGGAAAATATTTCcattcataccaaacacaccccaaATTAAAATTAACTAGCCTGTAAGGGGTGTAGTTTTCCAGTGTCGAAGGCAAAATTTTGCCACTTGTATCTACAAAAAATTTCCTAATTAAAGCACACGCTAATTTAGGACAGATCAcaggtaaaaaaaaatatttttcgggcaTGCATCAAGTACTACACAagctaaaaatcaataatcttaataacaaaagaataatattGAATCCTGTTGACTGTCCAAACATGTTTTCTTGAAGTTTAATATATAAACTATTGAAAGatattaaaggaaaagaaaaatatacagTTGTAACATCAAATACTATACCTCATGTGCAAAGGAATTCGCCATTAGACCTTATCCTCTCTTGTCACCCTATAGCAATAGAGTTTGGCCCAATCTGTACAAAAAGGGAATAATGAGTCAGTTCTTCAAGGCAAAAGGTACAAAGAAGACATACCTTGGCCCAAACTAATTGGGTCcagttgtcacgccccgaacctgggccggGACGTAACACGACACCCGATGCCTGACTATATGTGActgagcgaaccaactggctggctaaatcaacatatgatatcataacatactgaatgctgAATAAACTAACGCATGTTGATATACTGAAAGTTGgaatgatataaatcaagtgcggaaatactaatatAAGTCTGAAACATAACTTTAGCCAACATTGCTTGAAATGAAAAGTAtgcgactctgtctaactgttattctagtctatgaagcctctaatgaagtactgaaaacactgactctCTGTAAATACTTAAAGAATGTAAAGTAATGGTAATGCTCAGAAAGAACTGGGGCTCACAAAATAGCTGGTACGaaaatcctagcgctctgaatcgtcaacctgtaaatcgtTACATGCATCacgagatgcaggccccgggcaaaagggacatcagtatatttgaattgcactggtatgtaaaacaattgaaagaaagaaagaactgtaaatactgaaactgaaactaaactgatcACTGATTACTGAtcactgataactgataactgaactgagcaaaggaagtaaggatatgaatactccctcttctgaatgatgaaccaccTGTTTATCTGATAAACTACGGCCTCGGGCCCactatatatgtgcacaagctatggtctcgggcccaagtatacgtatacataactacaacctcaggcccaaaatgaataaagaataaactacggcctcaggcacaaacatgcataaagcataaactacggccccaggcccaaatacaagtgttcagCATTGACTTGGTATGTCGATTTATAATCACCCAATCAAATCATGCTTTCAAAATAAGCGATACAATCCTATTATAAAGTCCATATTTACCATATCCACTcaagaatatatgtattatgtggtAAAATACTAGACTTTTtgctgctcgactttcacttgttgatattttagacacTTAGCTACAAAGTCTGCGacgttatttttcatgttattccaccaataaataTTATTGAGAATGATACATCTTTGGGGAACCTTGGTGGATAGAAGACCTGGAATTATGGCTTCTAATATGATCCTTCCTCTCTAAGTCCATCTATGTGTGGAACACACTGTCCCTgttggtacctcaaagtaccatcatctcccccttgttcAAAGGTCATCGTCTTATACTTGTGAATCCTCTCTTTCAGCTGTAACAAGCAGGGATTATCAAATTGTTTCTCCTTCACTTAGGCTACTAAGAAGGAACAAGTCCAGTTCTGGACAACAACTCCACCATCTtcggattccgaaagttgaacTCCTAGCTTGGCTAAGCAGTGAACTTCTTTCACCATAGTTCTCTTGTATGCCTCAATCATGAGCTATACTTCCCATATTTGCTTATCTTTTTAAGGtacttcctgaaaacacttatactattgttgtgagctaagtctTTGACCAGTAATCCAAAAattagagtctcgtgcaatgACACTACCCTCGTGACATATAACTAAGTTGTCCAACAGGACGGGCCGTCCCATCTCGGTCCCATCCCGTGTTCCGTCCCGTCCCATTAATTCTAAACGGGATGGGcccatgttaaacgggacacaggatgggacgggatggccatttcgtcccgtttgtcctgtcccgtcccgtcccgtcccgtcccgtcctatcccgtcccatcccgtcccgccTATCCCGCGTCCTATTctttttgtgcattatatacaaTAAACTTATAATCCTGCTTTTCAAGGTTTTTCTAAGACCACggttagaaatgatgtttttaaatttcaaaccgaatatcttcagtatattttgttgtgtattttttcaCTTATATTGTAAAGTGTCTATAACATCTGATATAGGTCAtagtcctaatggttgtgattatttaactgttacatgttATTGGACTGATCATCACTGGaacatgcaaaaacgtattattggttataaatttgttaattcaaaacacactggagcatatattgcaactactgttctacaaattattgatttttatggactcattgataaagttttaactatcaccttagataatACTTCTGCTAAGTACTAACACAAATGTATCAACTAGCTTAATGAAATGATTACAAAATTAATCCAACTTACGCACcggccattaatgaaatgattgcaaaatttaaaaagtatttttttcctattccccaagtttatttaatttctactatacttaacccatctttaaaattaaggGGTGCAAatggacttgttcgtaaaatttatgagaatttagcaattcaagaaaatgaacaaccatctctcgaagactgccaagctaacatatattcttatgttagatcaatgtttgataaatataaatttatggaaacaacaggtggtgaaactagggaagaagaagaatacactgagatacttagcactgggagcTATGACGACATagaactcatggaacatcaatcaacattgccaatttcagaacaatgtccgagagaaattatagataagttacaacgaagttaagaaattatagataagttacaacgaagttatataggaatttacaaatattagtataataatttataattggctactaagaggcctagttcaaacagaaccctcctagaaggtggctgcatagattaggtgctcttcaaaagaattatatttgtatttgagatttgaaagttctattaataaaataaaaaggctctaagcattgaattttttttatgaattgtcttacactcttacttagttacttaatggcttgaaattatattaaataaattataactctattataaatttataattactagaatatttcattacaagtcttttgttttaatattttataattctttacttagtttcttaatttttgtttaatttttaagtttattaaataagtcaaaaaaactagctgttgcaaactttaaaaacttagtcattgttAAAAGAATAGCCGTTGCCAAGTTCagtgcttaaataatttttttttaaaacggcacttaaggcccgcgaactcgtcccgtcccgtctcatcccgtttgttagcgggacggaaTGGGCCTAGCGTCCGTCCCATCCCGTCTCGTCtcgtcccgtttgttagcgggatgggatgggcctaccgtttcatcccgtttgtcccgtccTGTTTCGTCCCGTCCTGCCACCGTCCCGGCTAAATGTCGTCCcatcccgttggacagccatacatataactgggcatgattttatagtttttatatcCCATGCTAACTACTGCGGGTTTCAAATCTCCAACTAGACTTACTGACAATTTCACATCTCCTCCTTAGACCAAAGGTTAAGGTCTTGTATTTACATATCCTTCCCTTTTGTTGGGACCCGAACAACTTTCCTTATCCTCTATAATTCTTTACACTTTACGTCAATGACGACTCACCTTCTGACTTACTTCTGAGCAATCTTTCttactaagaaaaaataaattacataCATAAACggaaagctaatgtattcacaactatcaAACACAATCTTAATGAATTAACTCTGCTCACACCGTCAATCTTGTCAAAACCTCTTTTCGATAACTCTTAAAGGTTATTATTCTGTAGCTTTCTCTCTTACTGCCTAGCTAATTTTTTTCCTACTGTCATTGTACTTCGGGTTTAACAAAAACTTTTTGTGTTCTAAATCACGTTTGGTATTTCAGACTGTTACCCACTGACTAGTGTTAACCTAGCTAAGTAAATCAAATCTGACCTCTACTAGCTCTGATGAAATTGCTAATTCGCTGTATTTACTCAAtacttactattcttttactaaccaactgctaaaatcatattttcttgttcttctttgaaTAATTAAAGTGATATGAAACATAATTGTAGACAACATTGCTTGATATGAAAAGCCTACGACTCTGTCTAACTATTACTCtggtctatgaagcctctaatgaagtactgaaaatactgactgtctgtaaatactgaaagactgtaaagtaatggcaattccccgaaagaactggggctCACTAAATAGCTGGTatgagaatcctagcgctctgaatcgtcaacctaTAAATCGTGATGCAGGCTCTGGGCAAAAGGGATGCCAGTTTGAattgtactagtatgtaaaacaattgaaagaaagatatgtaaatactgaaactcaaactgataactaataactgaaatgataactaataactgaaatgataattgataactgaactgaGCAAAGGAAGTGGATATGAATActtcctcttctgaatgatgaaccaccTATTTATCTGATAAactacggcctcgggcccaatatatatgtgcacaagcgaCGGTCttgggcccaagtatacgtatacataattaCGGCCTCAGACCCAAAAATGTaaaaagcataaactacggcctcaggtccaaacatgcataaagcataaactacgaccttaggcccaaacatgtataAAGTATAAACTACGGGAACAACTGGGGCGCAGACTGCATATTGTCCAGTAAAATATGTATAAATCTTTGCACAGAGGTCCGTTAGGGCTCCATAATATATCATTTGAAAGTtatttcaaagggctacaactttcatgttttatgtttttcaaaTTCTCAATATATTTTCACTAAATTCTGCTAGAAGACAGACTTtccataaacttagtcgattttatcgaatcttatgcacctcactctctgtcttgattccaaaacaacTATTTCCACCATACTCATCCTGATAGTACTTCATATGTCTAAGAtgtcacattaatactcatttaatacATCTACACCTAGTTCGAATTTACAGAGTGTTACACCAGTATATAAGCCCACATCTTATCCCACCTTATCTATACAAAACAACCCcttagggctcgtttggtacgagggataaggGATAACTAATCCCTGAaataaatttgagatgagtttatcccacATTTGGTTAGGATAAAATTATGGTATAACTAATTCCGGGATTAGTTATACCGGGATTGTAGTATTTTTTATCCCCATGGGAGGGTGGGATAACTAATCCCGGGATAATTAATCATGGGATAACTTATTTcccaaccaaatgaccccttaaggTTCTTGGCATTAAAcgtattatatttctaaaattatgAGTTCAAACATACTATTTGGTGTAATTTTAgtgaaatttttatatataaatttatgctaaatgtcaaaagTATTGAGTTCAGATGAACTGGGGTTAATATGCCGCATCCACCTCTGCCTTGTATGAAGATGTGATGATGCACCGTTTCAATATTGGCTTAGTATAATAATAGTAACTTCTTGAGATATTTGATGCCAAATCTCCTAATATTAGTATCAAGAAAGTAATCTTTTTCAGgaatttttcacataaagaaaGAAATGTTAAAAGGATATAATCTCCGTGATAAAAATCAAAGCGAAAATGAAAATCTGTGAATGGAATAATAGAAGTGTTATGAGAACGAGAGGCCTTTAAAAAATGAAATCGAGTCAGACATGCATATGGATAAAATCGAATGTCCTTGGCTTCAACCTCAGTTCTTGACTTCTTGTTATCTATTTATGACCGATGGAAAAGGGAAAAAATGACTAGTAATTGATTTCAAAAAATCAAGCAGAAGAGCCGAAACAAAAACAGATCATTTCTCTAcacaaagaaaatgaaacatttcattttgactttttggcgtatatatataattaaagaGGAAGATAAAAGAAACTTAGCTAGACTAAATCATTGTCTTGTATAAGGAGCTTTTGATTGAATGCTTCAATTGAACAACCACCCTTGAAAGGGAGAAAATCTTTTGGCAAGTTAGACAATCTTTTCATTTACTCGTTCGTTCTCCCGTTGAAACAGCTTACTATGTTCACTATAACAAATTAACAATGGTAGCCAAATATGACAACTACcattttctttttaagaaacaATACTGCTATTAATTTCAACATGATAATGCAACAGAAATAACATGCAGCCGTGGTATATatatactgaaagctaaaaaAATCTGTAGAAGTTAGCTAGTAGTAATTAACAATCCCATGCAAGTTGATCTATGGAATTTACGTTAGTGTAAATTCCACAAGGCATCAATGCAGAATCCacaaactcaaaatcaaagttaGAGTTGTCAAATGTAACATTCTCCGCGATTTGTCCATTGTTGTTGAACTCATGATTAACCTTGTAGACTTCTTCTTGACAAATATTTTCCTGAAGCTGAAGTAGTTGTGCTCCTTCTTGCTGTACTAACTGCATTTCTTCTTGTCCATTGGAGGGACCAATTAATTGCGGTTCAAAGCCTGTAACATCCCACATGCAATTCTCATTTATAATTCCAAACCCTGATGGActtaaggaagaagaagatgacaaCAAATTATTGGAAGTACTCTGGTTTTGATATTCAATGGTGGCAAGGTTTGAGTTTTCCATATTCGTCGTGGTGGGAACGCTAATGGGATTCATATAATTGTAAGTAGTACTGGTCAGTGAGGATTTACATGGTCgatcccaacttgtttgggactgaggcagagttattgttgttgtagtagCAATAGGAGGCAATGCGGCAAGACTTGCTTTGATAATGTCCATGGAAATTACTCCTACTTCTTTGCTTGATGATAAAGTTTCAATAGTGAAAACAGAGGTGGAATTTGGATAATTAGAAGTCTTGGATTTGCAGCTGTTTTTCATCTTGTTGTTTTGGTGATGATTACGAGAGAGGAGGTTGTGGGTGTTTGGATCAAAGCCTTGAGCAATAAGCTTCTTTTTTATGGCAGAATTCCAGAAATTCTTGACTTCATTATCAGTCCTACCAGGTAAATGTTTGGCTATTTGTGCCCATCTGTTTCCCAAGATTCTATGAACATCAATTATGGTTCTCTCTTCTTGCTCACTAAAACAACCCCTTTTCAGATCTGGCCTTAAGTAATTTATCCACCTCAGTCTGCAACTTTTTCCACACCTTTGTAATCCTGCACAATAATATAAGAAAACAAATAAGCAAATAagcatatatatatttcatttaatTCCATTAAGGAAGCTAAAACCAAATATATTAAATACCGGCTAGTTTAGGGACAGAACTCCAGCAGCTATGGCCATGGGTGGTGATGTGTCTAatgagtttttcatcttcttctggAGACCAAAGACCCCTCTTTACTTTCTGTTTGCTGCAGCAGTGATGGCCCATTTTGCCTTTTAATTTGCCCTAATTCTCACTACTATGAGCTGCAGCTGCATCTATATACTGCTGGCCTGGCTGCTTTAATTTATTTGTTCAcgattatatatttatgttccaAGTTAGCTTGTCCAATTTATTAATCATGGTATACAAAATATTTGTCTACACTAAGCACAGAGAGAGTACTCGTGTGTTTTTCTTTCTCCAAATATTAGACAAATGCTATACGTGTTTGACTAAGGTGAAGTAGACATCTTTTTAACCTATAAAATATTCATTAACATGACATTAACATGACAGGAGATATagaaatatattatatatacatacatagaGTAGAGAAAGAGAGATTCTAGAATTTTAACTTAGGGTGTACTCATGAGAGGACCGCATAGGTCTCATTGAGTGCTTTAGGGCAGCTTCTCTAGGCTTGTCTTCAAATAAGACATGGTAGGTTATACCCTCACTCCAATTTACGTTATCAGTAAATTTTAGTATGAATAGCAGAATCGTTAtcatttttatcatattatcaATTAGTAAT
Proteins encoded in this window:
- the LOC107792344 gene encoding uncharacterized protein LOC107792344, whose translation is MGHHCCSKQKVKRGLWSPEEDEKLIRHITTHGHSCWSSVPKLAGLQRCGKSCRLRWINYLRPDLKRGCFSEQEERTIIDVHRILGNRWAQIAKHLPGRTDNEVKNFWNSAIKKKLIAQGFDPNTHNLLSRNHHQNNKMKNSCKSKTSNYPNSTSVFTIETLSSSKEVGVISMDIIKASLAALPPIATTTTITLPQSQTSWDRPCKSSLTSTTYNYMNPISVPTTTNMENSNLATIEYQNQSTSNNLLSSSSSLSPSGFGIINENCMWDVTGFEPQLIGPSNGQEEMQLVQQEGAQLLQLQENICQEEVYKVNHEFNNNGQIAENVTFDNSNFDFEFVDSALMPCGIYTNVNSIDQLAWDC